The DNA segment CCATACGAGCCTGGGCTAATTCAACCACCTGATAAAACTGCTGATAGCCCGCATCGCGGCTAAATAATCCCGATAATGCATCATCGATCTGAGCTCGCGTTGGCGACGGAATGCGCTCAAGCAACTCGGTAAGGATTAACGCTGCGGCAGGATCGTTATAGCCTGATTGCACAATCCCCACATCCACCATAGCCTGTTGTACTGGGCTAAGTTGATTCCACGTGCCCAGTGATTCTGCGGTGCGTACCACAGATCCCTCAAGTTGGGCTGCGATCAACAGTGAAGCGTTAACCACCACACCGTCGAAAATAATGGCGTCTGAACCCGCAAATCCAAACCCATCGTCACTGTTACGTACAGAATGCAGGCCTAGATTAAACAAGACCTTCTGCACGTTATCCCCCGCCTCACATGACAACGTGCAAGGGGTACCATTTAGCGTAAAGCGAATATTCATATCACTTTTCCTCACTCATCTGCTGACAGTCAGCCAACAGTTCTGCAACGACAACACCCGCGATATAGCGTTTGTATGCTTCGCTGCCTCCGATATCAGCACGTGGGGAAATGGCATCGCTCACGGCCTTCTCTAGTTCGTCATCACTTAGGCCACGAGACTCCACGTCACGCAGTCGTATTGCTCGTTCAGACACACCATCTAGCGCAATTTTCATTTCACCATGGGAGCCGGTTGCTACCGCCGCGGTTATCACGGCCAAGCCTGCCGCAGAGCGTGCGATCTTACGCGTTGAACAGTTTTGGTATGGATCGGGGAGGATCACCTCTAGCAGAAGATCGTCACGATCGTTATCCAGATACTCTTCTAGATTGAGCGTTTCACCTGTAGCCGTTACCACCTGCGCATCAAGCACTAACAGCACGGGAAGTAGAACGCGCTCTTTCTGCTTGGCGACAATTTCGCCTGCTAAAGTGGCCTGATTACGGAGATGGCGAGAGTAGATAAACCCCAGAGCATGACGCAGCGCGTCGGGGATCAGCGGGGTATCAATCAGCCGCTGTAGCGTTGCCTGAGAACCAATGTGTAGTTTTCCCTGCTGCAAACTCACCTTATCAAGTCCGAGCTTTGATAAAGCGATACCAAACTTCTTTGTCGTTTTGGTCGGCGTCGCATTTAACTTGCTACCTCCGCCAAAATAGACCGCCTCATCCTGAAACTGGCGCTTGAGTTCAAGTGCCTGCTTAACGGATTCTGGCCAGAAAAATTGCTCAATCATTTTTCATCCTCTTGTTATTTGCCCCTAGAAGGACAAACCGCCCCTAATAAGGGGCGGTATAACAGTTATGCTAAGTCATCCATCCGCTTCCATAACCGTGCCGCCACCTTGCTGGCTTCGGCATAAATTGGCGTTACATCAAATGGGAATTGACCGTTTTCATAAACGAAGCGTCCTTCAACCATCACACTTCGGACGCTGCCTGAGCCCATACCAAACGCGAGATGTCCGCCAATATTTTGGGCCGCTAGCGGCGTTGGCTCTGGATAATCACACACGGTAAGATCGGCTTTGTAGCCTGCGGCTAAGCAACCGAATTGAGCGCCGAAGTTGCGTTCCAGTAAGCGATTACCATTCCATAAGAAACGCGTGAAACTGTCTGGCCACATTGGACCTCCGGCATCACGGTGTTTAAAGAAGGCAAATTTCAGCTCTTCAAACATATCTGAGCCTATGCCGTCCGTTCCCAAGGCCACATTCTGGTATTCGCCAATGCGATGGTTATAGCCAACGTGATTGTTCATATTGGAACGGGCGTTATGCACCAAAAATGCATCCTGCTGGTTGATGATCTGAATATCGGCCTCAGAGAGATACAGACCGTGCGCCACCAGCGTTTTGGCGTCGATCAGATCGTGCTCCGCCAAGCGTACAATCAGATCCTTGCCATATTTATCGTGGCTGTGAGATACGTCATAACTGTCTTCCGCCGCGTGAATATGCAGGCCTCGCCCCGTGGCTTTAATCGCTTCACGCAGCATATCCAGACCCGCATCCGACACGGTGAAAGGCGCATGAGCACCAATATGTGCCTCCACCAAATAGGGCTCACTCCCCTGCTTCTTCGCGTTATCAATCAACCGGGCAAAGGCAATGTTCTCTTCCACACCCGCCTGAAGCTCTTTATTGCCACCGTTACGATCGGTGGTTTCAAAGCAGGTCATACCGCGCAGTCCTGCTTTAATAAACCCCTTACGCAGCGTATTTAATGACCCCGCGATGTAGTTAGGCGAAGCATGGTGATCGATAACAGCGGTACAGCCGCTTTTGATGGCTTCCAGCGAACAAATTAGCCCACTGTAATACAGCGACTCCTCATCTAAGGCGCGATCCAAGCGCCACCACAGATTTTTCAACGTGGAGATAAAATCAGGGCTAGGCGCAATATTGGCCATAATCCCGCGCGATAATCCGGAGTAGAAGTGGTTATGCGCGCAGACAATGCCCGGCATAACCCATTTACCCTGCATATCTTTCACATCTGCCTGCGGATATTTGGCAACCAGCTGGCTGCCTACCTCTTTGATAAGCGAGCCTTCAATCGCAATATCAATACCGTGTTGTACCCAAGCCGGTTCGAACTGAACCGCCGTCACATTTTTTAGGATCAGCATAATTAAACCTCCACTCGGCCAAGCAGGTAGTGATGATGGTTGTGAACATGGCTAATGATGCGGCACATGTCTTCCAGCTCAGGGGGAACATCATCAAGCTGGCCTTGTTTATCAATATGCAAATGCCAGATTTGCTTACCTTGTCGAACGCTGACGTTATCGTTATCGACAAAGAATCCTGGGTTGGTGCTGTTGGTAAAATCTTCTGGCAGGCTGTAGATGGTAATTTTGTCTTTGTAAGGTTTTCCCTGCCACGGACAGAACTGCGCACAGTTGCCACACTCGTTGCAGTAAGCATCTAAATGCAGGGTTTGGAAACGATCGTGGAAGCCGGGAACGGCGATAGACACGTTGGCGCGGTTTGGGCAAACGTCGACACACTTGCTGCAGATATAGTTACACTCCAAGCAACGCTGCGCTTCCTGAGCCACAAAGGCTTCACGCTCTTCTTTATCCACCATCAGCACGCTGATCGCACCTTTACGCTGGTAAATCTCCGCCGGATCGACGTTAGACCACTGCTTATCGCTGTGATGAGTACGGATATTTTCACGCTTGAGCACTTCGTCCGTCGCACGGCGAGCAGTACTGATAGCCGCAACGATGGAGGATGGACCACTTTGCACATCACCAATTAAGAACACGTTAGGACGTGGAGTTTCACCGGTCTCTGCGTTTACCGCAGGCCAACCCTCGGCATTTAATGGCACACCCATCGCGCTAAGCGCCGCGCAGTCGGCCTGTTCACCAATGGCGGTAATCAGCGCGTCCATGCGTAGTTTGATGGTTTTATCCGTGGCCACTGGGCGACGACGGCCTTTCTCATCGGGTTCGCCGAGCTCCATCACCCGCGCAGTGAGCGTGCCGTCGGCATCGAACTGCTCTGGGTTAGTTAGGAACATAAACTTCACGCCGTCTTCAACCGCTTCTTCATACTCTTCGCGGTAGGCTGGCATTTCATTTAAGGTGCGACGATAAATGACGGTCACATCTTCTACGCCGGGAACCTTCAGCGCAGCACGCGCGCAGTCCATGGCGGTATTCCCCGCGCCAACAACGGCCACATGACGGCCTAAAGAGAGTTTATCGCCACGGTTATAGCTACGCAGGAACGGCAGCGATTTATAGACATTGCGGTTGTCACCCGCCAGTTTCACACCGCTGTTTTTATCGGTGCCCACCCCAATAAAGACATAGCGAAAACCTTGCTGGGTAAGCTTATCGACGGTTAATGCAGGATCGCAGCCGAACTCAAACTTCACCCCGTGTGCGGCAACAAAATCGATATCATGCTGGATAGTTTCAGCCGGAATACGGAACTGAGGAATAATGTTTTTCACCACCCCACCCGCGTTGGCTTCACGCTCAAACAAAGTGACCTGATAGCCCGCTCGCGCCAAGAAATATCCTGCGGAGAGTCCTGCTGGCCCTGCGCCTAGCACCGCAACCGGATGCTTAGAGCCAGAGCCCGCAGGTTTATGCCAGCGTTTCTGATATTCATCCCAGCCTTTTTCCAATGCCACCTTTTTCAGCTCGCGAATGTTTAGCGCGCTGTCATAGTCCATACGAGTACAGTTGTACTGGCACTGATGATCGCAGATGTGCCCGGTGATGGCAGGCAGCGCATTGCGCTGATAAATCAGCTCTAACGCATCGGCGTAGCGTTGTTCACCGAGCAAACGAATATATTCAGGAATATCTTGTTTGATTGCACAGGCGGTGACGCACGGTGCCACATAGCAATCGGTCATTGGCAATGGGCCGCCTGCATCAATACGATCCTGCGCTTTCCAATGTTTCTGGGTGTATTCCATGCTAACGGCTTTCTTCGCCAGCGCTTCCAAACGCTCAACGTCGACTTTAGTCATACCCCACGAATCAGACTGATCCAGCTCACGCATGCACTCTAGCTGGCGTAAGTACCCGCCCGGCTTGAGTAAATCCGTTGCCATCGTGATAGGACGAATGCCAGTATCAAAGATATCGCGAATATTAAATTTGCTCGCGCCGCCGGAGTACGAGATTGGCAGCTTGCCGTCGAACGCACGTGATAAGACGGCAGCCACGTTGATAGACAGTGGGAATAGCGCACGCCCAGACATATACATCTCTTCACCCGGCAGCGCGCCTTTGTGATTGATGGTGCCGAGCGTGTTGGTGAGTTTCACCCCGAAGCTAAGCTGCTTTTGCTGGCCTAGAGCCGTCAATCTTTGCAGCATAGAAATGGCCTGCTCTAGCTTCAAATCATGCTCAAAGGACTCTTCTTTCAGGCCAATATAATCAAAGCCGCAGGTGTCGAGAATTTCACGCACGCGAGGGTAGCCAAGCAGCGTTGGGTTTAATTTAACAAAGGTGTTGAGCCCTTTTTCCTCCAGCATATAGCGGCAGATCGCCTCAATTTCATTAGGTGGGCAACCGTGCATCGTGGAGAGCGTGACCCCATGAACCATTTGCGCGGGGATTTGCTGTGGTAGTTGGCTGAGCTGCGCTGAACGCGATTCAAACTGTTCGCGAATGAAATGAGACAGGATAGACTGATATTCGGCATATTTCGGATGTTGGCCTGAATCCATCATGCTATGAATAAAGTTCTGCATGGCGGGCTGCTTGATGCCTTCAAGGTTATAGCCAACGCTCATATTGAAGATGAATGACTTAGCTTCACCCTGTGTGCGAGGGTCAAAAAGAGCTTCGAGTAAATGCAAAACAAACCAGGCTTTCAGATATTCGTCATGGGCTTTTTGCAGCGTGAATTCCGTTGACCATTCGGTGTTAAAGCATTCGTCTTCAGCATCGATACACGGTTTGTCTAATTCTAAGCGGTCAAGAATTTGCACCGTTTTCAACTCAATAAAGCGCCCACCGGTCAACCAAGACACAATGATATTTTGCGCAAGCTGTGTATGCGGCCCTGCGGCTGGCCCCATAGGCGTTTCACAGGTTTCGCCAAATACCTTGATAAGTCGGTCGTTATCTTTGCGATAGAACTGCTGTTCCGGTATCCCGAAGATTGAGTGGCTTTCGTTATACTCGTCGAAAACACGCGTCAAAAGTTCCTTGAAAGGAACGGGGCGCATAATATCTCCCATGACTATCTCCTTGCTGCGACATGCTCAAATGTAAAATGGCAGAGGATTCTCAATCCTCTACGGATAGGAAATATGGGAGCAACAATCGAGCCAAAGGTTTTCTAGCCATAAGAAAAAAGCTAATTCCGTGAGCCAACTCGAATAGTGATTTTTATTTGTGAAATTGCTCACTAAACAAATGAGAATATAAATCAATGCGGCAGTAACACATAATTAGCCAATTATCTAACTCAGGAATAAATTATCAAATTAGAATAATACGGTATCAGTTTGATAAAAAATAATAAGCGTTACTTTGAAAAATGAGAGCGCAATCGATAAACCGAATTAAAACATCTATTCCTTACTAAATATCCAGTAAGGAATAAAATACCCCACGAC comes from the Hafnia alvei genome and includes:
- the ygfK gene encoding putative selenate reductase subunit YgfK: MGDIMRPVPFKELLTRVFDEYNESHSIFGIPEQQFYRKDNDRLIKVFGETCETPMGPAAGPHTQLAQNIIVSWLTGGRFIELKTVQILDRLELDKPCIDAEDECFNTEWSTEFTLQKAHDEYLKAWFVLHLLEALFDPRTQGEAKSFIFNMSVGYNLEGIKQPAMQNFIHSMMDSGQHPKYAEYQSILSHFIREQFESRSAQLSQLPQQIPAQMVHGVTLSTMHGCPPNEIEAICRYMLEEKGLNTFVKLNPTLLGYPRVREILDTCGFDYIGLKEESFEHDLKLEQAISMLQRLTALGQQKQLSFGVKLTNTLGTINHKGALPGEEMYMSGRALFPLSINVAAVLSRAFDGKLPISYSGGASKFNIRDIFDTGIRPITMATDLLKPGGYLRQLECMRELDQSDSWGMTKVDVERLEALAKKAVSMEYTQKHWKAQDRIDAGGPLPMTDCYVAPCVTACAIKQDIPEYIRLLGEQRYADALELIYQRNALPAITGHICDHQCQYNCTRMDYDSALNIRELKKVALEKGWDEYQKRWHKPAGSGSKHPVAVLGAGPAGLSAGYFLARAGYQVTLFEREANAGGVVKNIIPQFRIPAETIQHDIDFVAAHGVKFEFGCDPALTVDKLTQQGFRYVFIGVGTDKNSGVKLAGDNRNVYKSLPFLRSYNRGDKLSLGRHVAVVGAGNTAMDCARAALKVPGVEDVTVIYRRTLNEMPAYREEYEEAVEDGVKFMFLTNPEQFDADGTLTARVMELGEPDEKGRRRPVATDKTIKLRMDALITAIGEQADCAALSAMGVPLNAEGWPAVNAETGETPRPNVFLIGDVQSGPSSIVAAISTARRATDEVLKRENIRTHHSDKQWSNVDPAEIYQRKGAISVLMVDKEEREAFVAQEAQRCLECNYICSKCVDVCPNRANVSIAVPGFHDRFQTLHLDAYCNECGNCAQFCPWQGKPYKDKITIYSLPEDFTNSTNPGFFVDNDNVSVRQGKQIWHLHIDKQGQLDDVPPELEDMCRIISHVHNHHHYLLGRVEV
- the ssnA gene encoding putative aminohydrolase SsnA, which translates into the protein MLILKNVTAVQFEPAWVQHGIDIAIEGSLIKEVGSQLVAKYPQADVKDMQGKWVMPGIVCAHNHFYSGLSRGIMANIAPSPDFISTLKNLWWRLDRALDEESLYYSGLICSLEAIKSGCTAVIDHHASPNYIAGSLNTLRKGFIKAGLRGMTCFETTDRNGGNKELQAGVEENIAFARLIDNAKKQGSEPYLVEAHIGAHAPFTVSDAGLDMLREAIKATGRGLHIHAAEDSYDVSHSHDKYGKDLIVRLAEHDLIDAKTLVAHGLYLSEADIQIINQQDAFLVHNARSNMNNHVGYNHRIGEYQNVALGTDGIGSDMFEELKFAFFKHRDAGGPMWPDSFTRFLWNGNRLLERNFGAQFGCLAAGYKADLTVCDYPEPTPLAAQNIGGHLAFGMGSGSVRSVMVEGRFVYENGQFPFDVTPIYAEASKVAARLWKRMDDLA
- the ygfM gene encoding molybdopterin-dependent oxidoreductase FAD-binding subunit — encoded protein: MIEQFFWPESVKQALELKRQFQDEAVYFGGGSKLNATPTKTTKKFGIALSKLGLDKVSLQQGKLHIGSQATLQRLIDTPLIPDALRHALGFIYSRHLRNQATLAGEIVAKQKERVLLPVLLVLDAQVVTATGETLNLEEYLDNDRDDLLLEVILPDPYQNCSTRKIARSAAGLAVITAAVATGSHGEMKIALDGVSERAIRLRDVESRGLSDDELEKAVSDAISPRADIGGSEAYKRYIAGVVVAELLADCQQMSEEK